A portion of the Tenacibaculum todarodis genome contains these proteins:
- a CDS encoding AAA family ATPase — translation MEKSFEDLKYMLDANYPLIYLASPEYGRIIQKVRSTAFRKGYTFSTWDIVDGLQIHNKDENSNKLDKVEKHPNNGETKNPDSFLEFLLKGNNENQESKEIFIIEDAHKQFRDEKFIVQLRKLTQYFKVLNKHLLLLSPFFKLPIELEKYVTVLNMPLPDKNDLEKRLRVITKDEVINDDLKNLILDAGAGLTDVEADLAFRLAKEKVGLNSKDAIRIIASEKEQIIKKSGILDYYHTTENLDSSVGGLDSLKVWLKQRSKAFERKAKVFGLKEPKGMLLLGVPGTGKSLTAKAIATEWNQPLLKLDIGKVFQSEVGSSENNIRNAIMTAEAIAPCVLWIDEIEKGLSTAGGEKDGGTNSRVFSTILTWMQEKTKPVFVVATANNISNLPPELLRKGRFDEIFFIDLPTKKERKNIFEIHLKKNNQSNITDFNPIINESKYFNGAEIEETVKEAMFKAYIENNEEPAIKLSHLIESAKAIVPLAITMKNKIDGLRDWASTRARPASSDTDKEDLKKDKSKNQTLTKREKEEDIF, via the coding sequence TTGCATCACCAGAATATGGTCGCATAATTCAAAAAGTTAGGAGCACAGCATTCAGAAAAGGATATACATTTAGCACTTGGGATATTGTTGATGGATTACAAATCCATAATAAAGATGAAAATTCAAATAAATTAGATAAAGTCGAGAAACATCCGAATAATGGCGAAACTAAAAATCCTGATTCATTTCTTGAGTTTTTATTAAAAGGTAATAATGAGAACCAAGAATCAAAAGAGATTTTCATTATAGAAGATGCACATAAACAATTTAGAGATGAAAAATTTATAGTTCAACTAAGAAAACTTACTCAATATTTTAAAGTATTAAACAAACACTTACTGTTATTATCACCATTTTTTAAATTGCCTATTGAATTAGAAAAGTATGTGACAGTTCTAAATATGCCATTACCAGATAAAAACGATTTAGAAAAAAGGTTGAGAGTAATAACAAAGGATGAAGTTATAAATGATGATTTAAAAAACTTAATTCTTGATGCAGGTGCTGGATTAACAGATGTTGAAGCTGATTTGGCTTTTCGCTTAGCAAAAGAAAAAGTTGGCTTAAATAGTAAAGATGCAATTAGAATTATTGCAAGTGAAAAAGAACAGATAATAAAGAAAAGTGGAATTCTAGATTATTATCATACAACAGAAAATTTAGATTCAAGTGTTGGTGGTTTAGACAGTTTAAAAGTTTGGTTAAAACAAAGAAGCAAAGCATTTGAAAGAAAGGCGAAAGTATTTGGTTTAAAAGAACCAAAAGGAATGTTGCTTTTAGGTGTTCCTGGAACTGGAAAAAGTTTAACAGCAAAGGCAATTGCTACAGAATGGAATCAACCCTTATTAAAATTAGACATAGGTAAAGTATTTCAATCAGAAGTTGGTAGTAGTGAAAACAACATAAGAAATGCTATAATGACAGCAGAAGCAATTGCGCCTTGTGTTTTGTGGATAGATGAAATCGAAAAAGGATTAAGTACTGCAGGTGGCGAAAAAGATGGAGGAACAAATTCAAGAGTATTTTCAACCATTTTAACTTGGATGCAAGAAAAAACAAAACCAGTTTTTGTAGTTGCAACTGCCAACAATATTAGCAATCTTCCACCTGAACTTTTAAGGAAAGGTCGTTTTGATGAAATCTTTTTTATAGACTTACCAACAAAAAAAGAAAGGAAAAATATATTTGAAATTCATCTCAAGAAAAATAATCAATCAAATATAACTGACTTCAATCCAATAATTAATGAATCTAAATATTTCAATGGAGCTGAAATTGAAGAAACTGTAAAAGAAGCAATGTTTAAGGCATATATTGAAAACAATGAAGAACCAGCAATTAAATTATCACATCTAATTGAATCAGCCAAAGCAATTGTTCCTCTTGCAATCACAATGAAAAATAAAATTGACGGATTAAGAGATTGGGCATCAACAAGAGCTAGACCAGCAAGTTCTGATACAGATAAAGAAGATTTAAAGAAAGATAAATCTAAAAATCAAACATTAACAAAAAGAGAAAAGGAAGAAGATATCTTTTAA
- a CDS encoding DUF7222 domain-containing protein → MSKLSKKKFLENYSSFPGFHKELLKQGNVEWTLIKKYPQDYYSANSGSVPGMIYYKDTVAFAKKYHLSILQILDEFEYDCGKLVNRPSPQDETNYFNWLSWFAWENMMSEIISFLEMEN, encoded by the coding sequence ATGTCTAAATTAAGTAAAAAAAAGTTTTTAGAAAATTACAGTTCGTTTCCTGGTTTTCACAAGGAATTACTGAAACAAGGCAATGTAGAATGGACATTAATAAAAAAATATCCACAAGATTATTACTCAGCAAACAGCGGATCTGTTCCTGGGATGATTTATTATAAAGACACAGTAGCTTTCGCTAAAAAATATCATTTATCGATATTACAAATTTTAGATGAATTTGAATACGATTGTGGTAAATTAGTAAACAGACCTAGTCCACAAGATGAAACCAACTATTTTAATTGGTTATCCTGGTTTGCTTGGGAGAATATGATGAGCGAAATTATTTCTTTTTTAGAAATGGAAAATTAA